One region of candidate division WOR-3 bacterium genomic DNA includes:
- a CDS encoding glycosidase — protein MSGDRQVLLQRYEKNPVLTAADWPYPVNTVFNPGAMLLPDGTTLLLCRVEDRSGISHLCAARSDNGVDNWHIDPVPTFLPDPLNHPEEIWGIEDPRITYIEELKKYAVTYTAYSRAGPAVALALTEDFRNFERLGVVMPPADKDAALLPRRFNGYWLMIHRPTTSLGAHIYISQSPDLIHWGRHHLVLPARRGAWWDASRVGLAAPPIETENGWLMFYHGVKETPSGSIYRVGLALLDRERPWRCVQRGTEWIFGPVMPYERVGDVNSVVFPCGSVLEPDGETIRVYYGAADTSICLARGRLSELLKWLEDHSVSTCEATSEPMIT, from the coding sequence ATGAGCGGCGACCGGCAGGTTCTACTTCAACGATACGAGAAAAACCCCGTTCTTACCGCTGCTGACTGGCCATATCCGGTAAACACGGTATTTAATCCTGGGGCGATGCTCCTCCCCGATGGCACAACCTTGCTTCTGTGTCGGGTTGAGGACCGCAGTGGGATATCCCATCTCTGTGCTGCCCGTTCTGATAATGGGGTTGACAACTGGCACATTGACCCTGTTCCTACCTTTCTCCCGGACCCGCTAAATCATCCTGAAGAGATTTGGGGAATAGAGGATCCACGGATCACTTATATTGAGGAACTTAAGAAATATGCTGTAACTTATACCGCCTATTCACGGGCGGGTCCAGCGGTGGCGCTCGCGCTCACCGAGGACTTTAGAAATTTTGAACGGTTAGGGGTGGTGATGCCACCGGCAGATAAGGATGCGGCACTTTTACCCCGGCGGTTTAACGGCTACTGGCTGATGATCCATCGCCCAACTACCTCTTTGGGTGCCCATATTTATATCTCCCAATCACCGGATTTAATTCACTGGGGTAGACATCATTTAGTACTCCCAGCCCGTCGCGGTGCTTGGTGGGATGCAAGTCGGGTGGGTCTGGCAGCACCACCAATTGAGACGGAAAATGGGTGGTTGATGTTTTACCACGGGGTGAAGGAAACCCCCAGCGGTTCAATCTATCGGGTGGGGTTGGCGCTATTAGACCGCGAACGGCCGTGGCGTTGTGTGCAGCGAGGAACAGAGTGGATTTTCGGACCGGTGATGCCCTATGAGAGGGTAGGGGATGTCAATAGCGTAGTTTTCCCCTGCGGCAGTGTCTTGGAGCCGGATGGCGAGACGATTCGTGTGTATTACGGTGCGGCAGACACCTCAATCTGTCTTGCCCGCGGCCGATTGAGCGAACTCCTTAAATGGCTGGAAGACCATTCCGTTTC
- a CDS encoding ribokinase, translating to MKSDRPKICVVGSFMTDMVFRVKRLPRPGESMPGEEFGLFLGGKGFNQAVACHRLGAEVVMVGRLGQDYFGDLFLEKMAKEGMRADFVRRDPKQGTGVACPIVDEKGQNAIIGVSRANLHLSLEQVEEARKEIEAADVLMLQFEIPKEVSFRAAAIAKDAGAVVLLDPAPFHNVQMPIAEEIDYIVPNEIEAEGLAQGKSVDLWAEGEIRKGRKGIIISVGAEGAIVYDQRGRRNFPPYQVKVVDSTGAGDAFRAGLAVSFAEGKTVDEAIRFANGCGALACSVLGAEPSMPRREQVEEFIRQREG from the coding sequence ATGAAGTCTGATAGACCAAAAATCTGTGTTGTTGGTTCGTTTATGACCGATATGGTTTTCAGGGTAAAGAGGCTGCCCAGACCGGGTGAGTCAATGCCAGGTGAGGAGTTCGGGCTTTTTTTGGGTGGTAAGGGTTTTAATCAGGCGGTTGCCTGCCATCGTCTCGGGGCTGAGGTTGTAATGGTGGGTAGATTGGGGCAGGACTATTTTGGCGATTTGTTTTTAGAAAAGATGGCAAAAGAGGGGATGAGAGCCGATTTTGTCAGGCGCGACCCGAAACAGGGGACCGGTGTTGCCTGTCCGATTGTTGATGAGAAGGGGCAGAATGCGATTATCGGGGTTTCGCGGGCAAACCTGCATTTAAGCCTTGAGCAGGTTGAGGAGGCAAGGAAAGAGATTGAGGCGGCGGATGTTTTGATGCTGCAGTTTGAGATTCCGAAAGAGGTATCCTTTCGGGCAGCGGCGATTGCCAAGGATGCCGGGGCAGTTGTTTTGCTTGACCCGGCACCGTTTCATAATGTCCAGATGCCGATTGCTGAGGAGATTGACTATATCGTTCCCAATGAGATTGAGGCCGAGGGGCTTGCCCAGGGTAAATCGGTTGACCTTTGGGCTGAGGGAGAAATTAGAAAGGGGAGGAAAGGGATAATCATCTCGGTGGGTGCCGAGGGTGCGATTGTTTATGACCAGAGGGGCAGGCGCAATTTTCCACCATATCAGGTGAAGGTTGTTGATTCTACTGGTGCGGGTGATGCGTTTCGCGCGGGGCTGGCGGTAAGTTTTGCCGAGGGCAAGACGGTTGATGAGGCGATTCGGTTTGCCAATGGCTGCGGTGCGCTTGCCTGCTCGGTTTTGGGTGCTGAGCCGTCAATGCCAAGAAGGGAGCAGGTTGAGGAGTTTATCAGGCAAAGGGAGGGTTGA
- a CDS encoding transaldolase family protein yields MILIDSADIEEVRQAVELGFVRGCTTNPALMAKVGDEPAKVIEEICQVVPGPVFYQLTKGSVEEREVEAKEFYEIAPDKVVLKVPMTTENMGLVTRLVPEIPCAATAVFSAHQTVLAIEAGCTYVIPYVNRATRLLGDGLKLVREMLEVIRAAGRPVEIVAASIKTPEEAAGAFLAGAHHLTLPLDVILNLGEHRFSRDAIAEFDRVIKERNGFESSG; encoded by the coding sequence ATGATATTGATTGACAGCGCTGATATTGAAGAGGTGAGGCAGGCGGTTGAGTTGGGCTTTGTGCGGGGCTGCACAACCAATCCGGCGTTAATGGCAAAGGTTGGAGATGAGCCGGCAAAGGTGATTGAGGAAATATGCCAGGTTGTGCCTGGTCCGGTTTTTTATCAGTTGACAAAAGGTTCGGTTGAGGAAAGGGAGGTTGAGGCAAAGGAGTTTTATGAGATTGCCCCGGATAAGGTGGTGCTGAAGGTGCCGATGACCACTGAAAATATGGGGCTGGTGACAAGGCTGGTGCCAGAGATTCCCTGTGCGGCAACCGCGGTTTTCAGTGCCCATCAGACCGTTTTGGCGATTGAGGCGGGCTGTACCTATGTGATTCCCTATGTGAACCGGGCAACAAGGTTATTGGGTGATGGGTTGAAGTTGGTGCGGGAGATGCTTGAGGTGATCAGGGCTGCGGGCAGACCGGTGGAGATTGTGGCGGCAAGTATCAAAACTCCAGAGGAGGCTGCTGGTGCCTTCCTTGCTGGTGCCCATCATCTGACTTTACCTCTGGATGTGATTCTTAATCTTGGTGAGCATCGGTTTTCCCGAGATGCGATTGCCGAGTTTGATAGGGTGATAAAGGAGCGGAATGGTTTTGAGTCCAGTGGTTGA
- a CDS encoding sigma-70 family RNA polymerase sigma factor yields MPMHLPRDADRDRVMAIYNPDVTRRLMEKVVRGFKLCEADAFEIVSIAQSKAYRKWERYNPKRLDIFAWLWVITNRVAIDWLRKHKGITICSIDTIEDLTTSLHPTSEDPAEIYRQKVRKERLWRLLNQLPMMERYVLILHYMDGYSYKKVAQRFHITQRQVRYLQAKGLARIRQRYGLKEVRRNKVETKRVKLSRAA; encoded by the coding sequence ATGCCCATGCATTTGCCCCGGGATGCCGACCGAGATAGGGTTATGGCAATATACAACCCGGATGTTACAAGGAGGCTCATGGAGAAAGTTGTTCGGGGGTTTAAATTATGCGAGGCAGATGCTTTTGAGATAGTATCTATTGCACAGTCAAAGGCTTACCGCAAGTGGGAACGGTATAACCCCAAGAGGCTTGACATATTCGCCTGGCTATGGGTCATAACCAATAGGGTGGCAATAGACTGGTTGCGCAAGCACAAGGGTATCACTATCTGTAGCATCGACACTATTGAGGATTTAACCACATCGCTTCATCCAACAAGCGAGGATCCAGCAGAGATTTACCGGCAGAAGGTAAGAAAAGAGCGATTATGGAGATTGCTCAACCAGTTGCCCATGATGGAGCGCTATGTTCTTATTCTCCATTATATGGATGGCTATTCCTATAAGAAGGTTGCCCAAAGATTCCATATCACACAGAGACAGGTGCGATATTTACAAGCCAAGGGTCTGGCAAGAATCAGACAGAGGTATGGCTTAAAGGAGGTAAGGAGAAATAAAGTGGAGACAAAGAGGGTAAAGCTCTCGAGAGCGGCTTAG
- a CDS encoding glycosyltransferase family 4 protein: MRGKYPFNKVAFIGTYIPRRCGIATFTADLCEAVVQEAPELDCLVVALNDTPEGYQYPERVRFEVAQNNKDYYRQMAEFLNMTRVDLTCLQHEYGIFGGPAGSHILIALRRLRMPVVTTLHTVLAEPDENQHQVLEEICRISERVVVMSERAARFLKEIYQVPETKIDLIHHGIPDMPFVDPNYYKDLFGVEGRRVILTFGLLSPNKGIEYMIDALPAIVKRFPDVVYIVLGITHPNVKREQGEEYRLGLQRRARELNVAANVVFHNRYVSLDELCRFLGAADIYVTPYLNPHQIVSGTLAYSMGVGKAVVSTPYWYAEEMLADGRGKLVPFRDGQALAETIIQLFEQESERHAMRKRAYAFGRRMIWKEVARAYLDTFVRAAEERMRGPVVLYSPLQTADPLDIELPELNLSHLLTMTDDTGILQHCRRTVPNLSEGYTTDDNARALLVALRAQEIQEEKGLLNRLVRRYLAFIDFAFNRQNGRFRNILSYDRRWVEEYGSEDSHARALWALGYAVASAAEEGVVALSVNLFSAGLPAVELFTSPRAWAYTLLGLCAYSRRFPGDSNARRFRELLAERLYQLYKGNRTEDWRWFEPMLAYANARLSEALIVAGKELKSKDLLDAGLESLDWLIKVQTAEQRHFIPIANSGWHRGTARARFDQQPIEAHCAVEACYQAYLVTHEPRWREEMRRAFEWFLGRNDLGLPLYDYATGGCHDGLHPDGVNGNEGAEATLSFIASLLTMYAAQSPTENR; this comes from the coding sequence ATGCGCGGGAAATACCCCTTTAATAAAGTAGCCTTTATCGGCACATATATACCGCGGCGGTGCGGCATCGCCACCTTTACTGCGGATTTGTGCGAAGCGGTTGTTCAGGAGGCGCCAGAGCTTGACTGCTTAGTGGTGGCATTGAACGACACGCCTGAGGGTTATCAATATCCGGAAAGGGTGCGGTTTGAGGTGGCCCAGAACAATAAGGACTATTATCGCCAGATGGCGGAGTTTCTGAATATGACGAGAGTGGATTTGACCTGTCTGCAGCATGAGTACGGGATTTTTGGTGGACCAGCAGGCAGCCATATTCTCATTGCCCTGCGCCGATTGCGGATGCCGGTGGTTACCACCCTGCACACCGTGCTTGCCGAGCCGGATGAAAACCAGCATCAGGTGTTGGAGGAGATCTGTCGGATTTCTGAACGGGTGGTGGTGATGAGTGAGCGGGCGGCAAGGTTTCTCAAGGAGATTTATCAGGTGCCGGAAACCAAGATCGACCTGATTCATCATGGGATTCCAGATATGCCCTTTGTTGACCCGAATTATTACAAGGACCTTTTCGGGGTTGAGGGTAGGCGGGTGATTCTTACATTTGGACTGCTTTCACCCAACAAGGGGATTGAGTATATGATTGATGCCCTGCCCGCAATTGTCAAGCGTTTTCCTGATGTGGTTTACATTGTTCTGGGTATTACCCATCCTAATGTCAAGCGGGAGCAGGGCGAGGAGTATCGACTTGGCTTGCAGCGCCGGGCAAGGGAGCTTAATGTTGCCGCCAATGTTGTCTTTCACAACCGGTATGTCAGCCTGGATGAGCTGTGTCGTTTTTTGGGTGCGGCGGATATCTATGTCACCCCCTATCTCAATCCGCACCAGATTGTCTCGGGAACCCTTGCCTATTCAATGGGTGTTGGCAAGGCGGTGGTTTCCACCCCTTACTGGTATGCTGAGGAAATGCTTGCTGATGGCAGGGGTAAACTGGTGCCTTTCCGGGATGGGCAGGCGCTGGCCGAGACGATAATTCAATTGTTTGAGCAAGAGAGCGAACGGCATGCGATGCGTAAGCGCGCCTATGCCTTTGGCAGAAGGATGATTTGGAAGGAGGTGGCGCGCGCATATCTTGACACTTTTGTGCGGGCGGCTGAGGAGCGGATGCGCGGACCGGTGGTTTTGTATTCACCGCTACAGACCGCCGACCCTCTGGATATTGAACTGCCTGAACTGAACCTCAGCCATCTTTTAACGATGACCGATGATACCGGGATTCTCCAGCATTGCCGAAGGACTGTGCCCAACCTGAGTGAAGGCTATACCACCGATGATAATGCCCGGGCACTTTTGGTGGCGCTCCGTGCTCAGGAAATACAGGAGGAGAAAGGCCTTTTAAACCGGCTGGTCAGGCGCTACCTGGCGTTTATTGATTTTGCCTTCAACCGTCAGAACGGTCGTTTCCGCAATATCCTTTCCTATGACCGACGCTGGGTTGAGGAGTATGGTTCTGAAGACAGTCATGCGCGGGCGCTCTGGGCTTTAGGTTATGCGGTCGCCTCAGCCGCAGAGGAGGGGGTGGTTGCACTCTCAGTCAATCTTTTTTCAGCTGGTTTGCCCGCAGTGGAACTTTTCACCAGCCCTCGCGCCTGGGCATATACCTTACTAGGTCTCTGTGCATATAGCCGGCGGTTTCCCGGTGACAGTAATGCCCGGCGCTTTCGGGAACTGCTCGCGGAAAGGCTTTATCAGTTATACAAAGGTAATAGAACCGAAGACTGGCGCTGGTTTGAGCCGATGCTTGCCTATGCCAATGCGCGACTGAGCGAGGCTTTAATTGTGGCGGGAAAGGAGTTAAAGAGCAAGGATTTGCTTGATGCTGGTCTTGAGTCCTTGGACTGGCTTATTAAGGTCCAGACCGCGGAGCAGCGCCATTTTATCCCGATTGCCAATTCTGGCTGGCATCGTGGGACTGCCCGCGCCCGTTTTGACCAGCAGCCGATAGAGGCGCACTGTGCAGTTGAGGCTTGTTATCAGGCATACTTGGTTACGCATGAACCAAGGTGGCGGGAGGAGATGCGCCGGGCGTTTGAATGGTTCTTGGGCAGAAATGACCTCGGTCTACCCTTGTATGACTATGCGACTGGAGGTTGCCATGACGGATTACATCCTGATGGGGTTAATGGGAACGAGGGGGCAGAGGCAACCTTGTCTTTTATTGCCTCCCTGTTGACAATGTACGCTGCCCAGTCACCTACAGAGAATCGATGA
- a CDS encoding helicase-related protein: MPPLSDNPYLGQRQASTDLTFITNEPNRTLLDRFKMLIKDTRLFDVLIGYFYTSGFYALAESLSATERIRILIGIGTNPVTANLIAEAKNNIPQRLQLSHKETKEEFAKALKLEIEAPADDRIVETGARKFVEWLRSGKLEIRAYPSANIHAKLYIMTFSEGDRDVGRVITGSSNFSQAGLVDNLEFNVELKNRADYEFALRKFNELWEKSVDVKQTYIDTIEKQTWLCDTITPYELYLKTLYEYFRDELDQPTELFQDYRPPGFLDLEYQRQAVLNAKRILEEYGGVIIADVVGLGKTYIAAMLASELPGRSLVIAPPALLDENNPGSWPEVFRGFGVRGPRFVSIGKLEEAVNEDPKTYPNVFIDEAHRFRTEDTLSYEQLSLICRGRKVVLVTATPYNNRPRDILAMLKLFQKARRSTIPNLPNLEGFFNRLEQRLRGLDRQTEYDRYVQVVKENAQEVREKVLRYLTVRRTRTEIERYFSEDLKQRGLRFPEVKDPVPVFYQLNETENTAFNNTLRRLVRDLKYARYTPLSYYTGDVTQIERLSEKNLSTIMRILLVKRLESSFYAFRLTIDRFIRSYRLFIQAFDQGNVYVSKKHFSKVFELLEQDDIEGIERLIEEGRVERYPADSFSPNFRQDLASDLQILEDIAQTWAGIERDPKWLAFNELLDSDPVLQNSKLIIFTESKETADYLSNKLGEKYPGKVLKFYGSAGAALKAKVTANFDARARNPSDEYRILVSTEVLGEGVNLHRANVVISYDIPWNPTRLMQRVGRVNRVDTKHAAIYTYNFFPTEQSNDEIKLRETAQAKIAGFISMLGADSRLLTEGEEITSYELFNRLLSKQTLTGEDPQAKSELKYLQLIKSIRNTQPDLFERIKRLPKKARTGRQSNSLAPALITFFRKGKLTKFFQVEPGKEPQELDFLTAAERLEATETEPRIPPGPDYHDLLESNKSAFAAATAEESIERNPPGSRDAATRILHILKVPEIRNYQGYTEDSEAYLLQVKKELEEGGIPKRTCSRLLRALQEELKTGRDPQKVLTILKHHIPPEHLRERYGQTTAQTAGPREVILSEYHHPA; this comes from the coding sequence ATGCCTCCCCTATCTGACAACCCGTACTTAGGTCAAAGACAGGCGAGCACTGACTTAACTTTCATTACCAACGAACCCAACCGCACCCTGCTTGACCGCTTTAAAATGCTTATCAAGGACACCCGCCTCTTTGATGTCCTGATAGGTTATTTTTACACCAGTGGATTTTATGCCCTTGCCGAATCTTTATCCGCTACCGAACGCATCCGCATCCTCATCGGAATCGGAACTAACCCAGTAACTGCGAACCTGATTGCTGAAGCCAAAAACAACATCCCGCAACGACTTCAGTTATCCCACAAGGAGACAAAAGAGGAGTTTGCCAAGGCACTGAAATTGGAAATTGAGGCACCTGCTGATGACCGAATCGTTGAAACTGGCGCTCGAAAGTTCGTTGAATGGCTCCGCTCAGGCAAACTGGAAATCCGCGCCTATCCCAGTGCCAACATTCACGCTAAACTGTATATTATGACATTTTCCGAGGGCGACCGGGATGTTGGCAGGGTTATCACTGGCTCAAGTAATTTCTCCCAAGCCGGTCTGGTTGACAACCTTGAATTCAATGTGGAACTAAAGAATCGTGCCGACTATGAATTTGCCTTGAGAAAGTTCAACGAACTCTGGGAAAAGTCGGTAGATGTTAAACAGACCTACATTGACACAATTGAGAAGCAAACCTGGCTCTGCGACACCATTACTCCGTATGAACTTTACCTCAAGACGCTTTACGAATACTTTCGTGACGAACTTGACCAGCCCACTGAGTTATTTCAAGACTACCGACCACCGGGTTTTCTTGACCTTGAGTATCAAAGACAGGCGGTGCTCAATGCCAAGCGCATCCTTGAGGAATATGGTGGTGTAATTATTGCCGATGTGGTGGGACTGGGCAAAACCTACATTGCCGCAATGCTCGCCTCAGAACTCCCGGGTCGCTCCCTGGTTATCGCGCCACCAGCACTCTTGGATGAAAACAACCCTGGCTCCTGGCCCGAGGTTTTCCGTGGCTTTGGCGTCCGTGGTCCGCGTTTTGTGTCAATTGGCAAACTTGAAGAAGCGGTGAATGAGGACCCGAAAACTTACCCGAATGTTTTTATTGACGAGGCGCACCGCTTTCGCACTGAGGACACCCTAAGTTATGAGCAGCTCTCCCTTATCTGTCGGGGACGCAAGGTTGTTCTTGTTACCGCCACCCCCTACAACAACCGTCCCCGTGACATCTTAGCAATGCTAAAACTTTTCCAGAAGGCACGGCGCAGCACAATTCCCAACCTGCCCAATCTGGAGGGGTTCTTCAACCGATTGGAGCAGCGTTTGCGTGGACTTGACCGACAGACTGAATACGACAGATATGTCCAAGTGGTGAAAGAAAATGCCCAGGAGGTCCGGGAGAAGGTTCTCCGGTATTTAACTGTGCGCCGCACCCGCACCGAAATTGAGCGCTACTTTTCCGAAGACTTAAAACAACGAGGTCTCAGGTTTCCCGAGGTCAAAGACCCGGTACCGGTCTTCTATCAGTTAAATGAAACCGAAAATACCGCTTTCAACAACACCCTCCGCCGGCTGGTTCGCGACCTGAAATATGCCCGCTATACGCCCCTATCCTATTATACCGGTGATGTAACCCAGATTGAAAGGCTGTCAGAAAAAAACTTAAGCACCATTATGCGCATCCTCTTGGTCAAACGCCTTGAGAGCAGTTTCTATGCTTTTCGGCTCACCATCGACCGCTTCATCAGGTCATACCGACTCTTCATCCAGGCGTTTGACCAGGGAAATGTCTATGTCAGCAAGAAGCATTTCAGCAAGGTGTTTGAACTTCTTGAACAGGACGACATTGAAGGGATTGAGCGTCTAATTGAAGAAGGTAGGGTTGAAAGATACCCCGCCGACTCATTCAGTCCCAACTTCCGCCAAGACCTTGCCTCCGACCTGCAAATCCTGGAGGATATCGCCCAAACCTGGGCGGGAATTGAGCGCGACCCGAAATGGCTGGCATTTAATGAACTACTTGATTCCGACCCGGTTCTGCAAAACTCCAAACTGATTATCTTTACAGAATCCAAAGAGACCGCCGATTATCTCTCCAACAAACTCGGTGAGAAGTATCCGGGCAAGGTCCTTAAATTTTATGGTTCTGCGGGCGCAGCACTCAAAGCCAAGGTTACCGCCAATTTTGATGCCCGTGCCCGCAACCCCAGCGATGAGTATCGTATCCTTGTCTCTACCGAAGTATTAGGTGAAGGCGTGAACCTGCACCGCGCGAATGTGGTCATCAGTTATGACATCCCCTGGAACCCCACCCGGTTGATGCAGCGTGTCGGTCGGGTCAACCGCGTTGACACAAAACACGCCGCCATTTACACCTACAACTTCTTTCCCACTGAACAGTCCAATGACGAAATCAAACTCCGTGAGACGGCACAGGCAAAGATTGCCGGCTTCATCTCAATGCTCGGCGCCGACTCCCGCTTACTCACCGAAGGCGAGGAGATTACCTCCTATGAACTGTTCAACCGCCTATTGTCCAAACAGACCTTAACCGGTGAAGACCCACAGGCAAAAAGTGAACTCAAATATCTGCAACTTATCAAGTCAATCCGCAACACCCAGCCCGACCTGTTTGAGCGCATCAAGCGCCTGCCGAAAAAAGCACGCACCGGTCGCCAGAGCAACTCTTTAGCACCGGCTCTTATAACCTTCTTCCGCAAAGGCAAGTTGACCAAATTCTTTCAGGTTGAGCCCGGCAAGGAGCCCCAGGAACTGGACTTTTTAACTGCGGCGGAGAGACTTGAGGCAACCGAAACCGAACCCCGGATTCCCCCTGGTCCAGACTACCATGACCTCCTTGAAAGTAATAAAAGCGCCTTTGCCGCAGCAACTGCAGAAGAGTCAATAGAACGCAATCCACCGGGCTCCCGCGATGCGGCAACCCGAATTTTGCATATCCTTAAAGTCCCGGAAATCAGAAACTATCAGGGTTATACCGAAGACAGTGAAGCCTATTTATTGCAGGTGAAGAAGGAACTGGAGGAGGGTGGTATCCCAAAACGGACCTGCTCCCGGCTTCTAAGAGCGCTCCAAGAGGAACTGAAAACCGGGCGTGACCCGCAAAAGGTCCTAACAATCCTCAAACATCACATCCCGCCCGAACACCTGCGCGAACGATATGGGCAGACCACCGCTCAGACCGCTGGTCCCCGCGAGGTCATTTTGTCTGAATACCATCACCCCGCTTAA
- a CDS encoding four helix bundle suffix domain-containing protein — protein sequence MPERFIPPHGGYHKLLSYQRTEIKLTNIARASLEELLADYRDFLRTRSLPLWNKNHPQALKIRKLCQKSDVSYGTYASYIEQGDPETAANTIVCLIHQANYLLDQQLRRLEESFGQEGGLRERMMKARLAERARQKG from the coding sequence ATGCCTGAACGCTTCATTCCCCCTCACGGTGGTTATCACAAACTCCTTTCCTACCAGCGCACCGAAATCAAACTAACCAATATTGCCCGCGCCAGCCTTGAGGAGTTGCTTGCCGACTACCGCGACTTTTTGCGAACCAGGTCACTTCCGCTTTGGAACAAGAATCACCCTCAGGCACTAAAGATAAGAAAACTGTGCCAGAAGTCTGATGTGTCCTATGGGACCTATGCGTCCTATATTGAGCAGGGCGACCCGGAAACTGCGGCTAATACCATCGTCTGTCTTATCCATCAGGCAAACTATCTCCTTGACCAGCAACTGCGGCGCCTTGAAGAAAGTTTCGGGCAAGAGGGTGGTTTGCGCGAAAGGATGATGAAGGCACGCCTGGCTGAACGCGCCCGGCAAAAAGGCTAA